The genomic DNA TTATGGGATATCAGTtgttagttttgtttgttttaaagcatgtgtaatgttttattcatgtccCGAGAAGATTATTAAGGATTGTTAGGAAGTGATTTTGAATTGTTTAATATGGAGCTCCACCACTGAAGGATCATCAACAAGTCCAGGTTTAAAGATATGACTCAAGCTTGCATGACACTGCAAGCTGATACTTCGTTTACTTTGAGGGAAGATCCCTTTTCAAAGGATGATTGAGACTGACTGCATTAACCAATTCCAGTAAACACAGCACGCCTTGATAGTAGTGTAGTGTTGGTTCAGTTATGGAAGCAAAACAACTCATAAACAACACATCATTTATTCATCTAATCTCTCTTTCAGTTAGAGACTAATCCCTCTCTCTAATTGCTTTGTTCTCAGTTATACTATTCCAGGATAGGGTTAGGTGGTATGAGGAATCAATTGACCAACTCCCATCTTTTATCTTCTTTGGTTTCACATTAAGCATGACCACTCTATGTCCATTTGTTATTTTGATTGTGTGTCGTCTACCATTGTGCAAGCTAATTGATGCTGTCTGCTTGGCTGTTCTTACTTGTGCAATAATGTGGTAAGTGGTAGAGTTGTCGTCATGAATATCATCATTTTTTGGTTTCTTCTTTGTGTAGGATGTGAAATATTTTACCACCATATACCTGTTGCTACACTGTGTTTATATGGTATGGTCAAATCTAATTTATAACTAAAACCTTCAATATAACATGTTTTAACTATATATAAAATgaactaaagaaaaacatttagattGTACTTCTTTTAATCGAACCACCACTAGGCGGTTACAGGTCGGGTAAAATCTTCAGGTTTCAGAGGGTGAAGGTTCTGGTCGTTGCTCTCCTTGAATTTCACatcaagcaaaaaaacaaaaacaatactgCCTCTGAATCTCTCTGTGGTCTTGATTATCTCCTTCTATTGGGTCACATCAACtcatttcttgtgtttgtgtgcagctccTGCAGAGCTTCAAGATCATGGATTACAGTTTGCTGATGGGCATCCACAACATGGACCAGGCAAGTCGGGAGCGAGAGCGTGGCGGTGGCAATTCGGGGGACAGCGGGGGTTCAGAGGGAGCAGTGACCCCCGATCAGCGCAGACCACAAACCCAGAAAAGTCTTTACTGCACAGCCATGGAGTCCATTCAGGGGGAGGCTCGTGGGAAGGGGGCTTTGGATTCTGAAGACCAGTAAGTCTTAACACTTGGCTAGCAAGGAGCGGAGCTGaatttgtagttttcttgtgtaATTGCAACATGAACAtgtaattttttaaacattctttTTCTGTACTTTCAGCATGGGTGGTATTCCATCTCGTAATACTAAAGGAGAAAGATTACTTATCTACATTGGTATCATTGACATTCTCCAGTCCTACAGGTTTGTGTCTCAGTTTAAAGAAACAGTCATTCTTAATCATGAGCGACCTTCCTCTTTAACATTAaccatttacatttctttatgtcTTATTATTTATTCAGGTTTATTAAGAAGTTGGAGCACTCCTGGAAGGCCTTGGTTCATGACGGGGTAAGAGCCTGCAGTCGAGATATTCTAAAAAGATAAACAGGGCAGGTATTGTAAAGCACTGAAACTGAGTAAAACAGTTTCCATCAGTCGGTGaactaataaaacaaaaggcagaCACATAATGGGCAAAATGTCTTAAAGCtctcttattattatttaatatcaaGCAAAACAGTGGAAAAGTAAATGTAGTTTTCCACGTGGGGATCCTTTGTCTTCGATGTTTGTCAACAAAATATCTTTGAGTTTCTGACTCGTGGCCAGACAAACCAAACCCCCTAAATACATCACCTTGGACCCAAGCACCTTTGAGAGGGGCACGTTTCACTAGTTAATggtggagtcagtagcattgatcactgcagcttgtaaacacaacatttaaactggccccctcctcctgggctcattgcCACCAGAATCGCAGACTCACTGTAGGATGTGGTGTGTATTTGTACTGTAACTGCACTACAAGTTAGTACAAGCCAACCACCGGTGTCTGTCGAATtgaaagcaggccaactccaTGTCCGTGCGGTTAAAGCCAACTCAAAGTTCACCCTCTATTCGGAACAAGCTTTATCTGCTTGGTGTTTTGCCTCACAACGAtcatatattttctcttctttgctgctacgtccaatccctgaattgtatccagtcctaaactcacctgcgtgctgtcattggctgggggaaacacaccaACTCCCCAAACAGAAACATCTTGcgtcaaacaaaacaaaacatcaaattacAGGCAAAGAAGAAGGTctacagtcaccaccacacatgtatggaggcctaTAAGAGTTGATTGAGCGGCATTACTTTTGTATTGGtctatatttcatttttcatgaaaagctcctgactctatctttaactTGACTGTTGACATGAATGGAACtagaaaatcaatcaataagaaacataatgttaaaattaaataattctACATTTTCTGTGAGACGGTTTAAGTGGATATAGTCATGAGGAATGTAGATTGTGTCAGCTTCTAACGGCTCTGGTTCTTTCCTGTATCAGGACACAGTTTCAGTTCACAGACCTGGCTTCTATGCGGACCGTTTCCAGCAGTTCATGTGCAACACAGTGTTCAAGAAAATTCCACGTAAGTAATCAAGCAAGTGTATTTTTCAATGGTTAATAAAATTcccaaaggcaaaaaaaagtcctaccaatctttattcaacttttccACTGTTGTTACCTTTACCTCCTTCAGTCAAACCATCACCATCTAAGAAGAGTCGTGGTGGAGGTCAGGGGGGTCTTAGGAGAGCCCCCACCCTTGGGGGTCCTACTCCACTCTCCCACGCAACAGGACAGTCATACATGGACTCCAGACTAGTCTACCACAGCCACTTTAAAAGCACAGACTCCGAAACAGACGGCGGTAAGAACTGAGTCATAACAACATACACATTAATATAGCTTAAACCACAATGACACTCTGAGATTGGAAACACTGGGGGCTGAATAGGAAATGATTCTGTTTGGGGTTTTTTCTTGTGGCCTTTTAGGGGTGCCGTCGGGCAGACCAGATCTAGTTCCGAGGACCCCTCCGCTGGTAGAAAATGCTGCTGACTGTGAGGCCAACCTGTCCACCTCATCATTAGGCAGCGCAGGAGTTGCCACCGGCTCCCCTCCCCTACGGTAACAATAAAAGCATTACTTTAAATCACCCATCTCGCTTTACTCACTCAACcatgtactttttattttctttactggATCTTATTTTTCTCTACAGATCTGTTGGGGTGGAAGTGCACAAATCAGCAAACACAGACCTTGACCAGGGTTCTTCTCACAGGTACAGAAGACAGTAACAACTAAAGCCTCATTAGGGTATAAagtaaatagatttttttgatttgatcttGCTTGTGTCAGTAACCCTGTcttatttacttgtttttctcctcagtttTGGGGCCGAAGGTGCCGCAGATAATTCAGGCAACCTGTCCGGAAATGAAGATGTAGTTTCACTCTCAGACATCATCCCTGAGACCAACATCTGTTTTGTAAGAATTTATTATTTTGCACACCTCCTTAAAACACTCAGTGTATTCATCAAACCATTTTAAAGCTGActcttgtttcattttcatagtaaaaaaaaaaataaagacgcAGTGCCATGGCAAGGCAAAGATGTGGACGTAGATGAGATGGACGGAAGTAAGGACGCCCATCCAACACGGACCCTCCGCTGCACCTCTGTTGTTCTCTCACCCgtaaaataaacacaggaaTGTCTGGAGGAAGCAGCGAGTTGCAGTAGAGGTTCTGACAATGAAGAACACAGTGTGTGGTAGGCCCTGGCTGTTAACACTGTCACTGTGCGCACACATTTACCCCCCAATGACCTAACGCCCAATTGTTTTGATACATGACCTGAAAAGGGCTCGCAGCTCTGAATTGGCAGCTCTTTAGTAGCTCTAGCATCAAAACATTTAAGACATATGTGAACAACATGAAGGATGCTGCGATGACATcacagacaaaaacatgaatagtGTATTGTACACAAAGCTTCATTCACCAGTGAAAGGTGAAGGCGGTCAAATTCTCCATGGAATGTCGGTCATCCTTTTTTTTCGCAGTATGGAGTGATaaagcaggaacacacacacaagagcacATGAAGGGAAAAGCCTGCCTTAGTAGTAGACGTGAATATTTCCCAGAGTGTTCATGCACAGCCTAAGTGGGTTCACTTTTCCGTGATTCTCACTCTAGTGTTTCTGTGACCACACATCCATTTCCAGTCAGCACTCCTCATGGCCAGGAGTACTCCGAGTTATCAGGGCTCGTTTTTCAAATCAACACGTGCTGCTGTCAACTCTGAAATcatgaatgcttttttttttttctttcttttttttggctgattgTGGATGTACAGTATTTAGTCTGAAACAGCAGAAGGATGGGTTGAAACGCCTGTATggtcctttttatttcatgtgtgtgtcctaAGTTATTCAGCTGGAAGTCACAGCGGTGCTACAGAGCTCGGGCTAGATCTGGCAACCGCTGAATGTACATTACGTTGTTTTTCATATACAGAATGTGTCTTATTGTTAACACGGCAGTCAACAGACCACATTTGTACAACCCCTGAAAAATCTCCCCCTCTGATGTGACCATATGTGCTCAATTCTATGAATGAACACAAGGAGAGGAGCAGTGCTGGCCATGTATGAATTCTGCCTGTTCAGCTAATGTATAATGTTCAGCTTCTGACATTTGTCCGTGCCTTACATGTCAGTCCCTTCCCTAACACATTATATATAACTGAtcgtatttttttaaaaggtcgGTGTGgtagttttaaaaagaaacctgCCTTGTCACTACAGCTGCAGTCAACAAACTGCCATCTATATGTCTGGAACAACCATCCAGGGGTCAGACTTTTCAAATCATTTCAGATTGTATGCAAACACAAGAGGTGGAAACCATAAGTTCCATAATGATGTGGTATTATATGAAGTTTTGTACAAAAAACTCTTTGATATCACAAAGTCACATTGCTATTTCCTTAAGATTTAAGACAGTACTCAACTTTGTGATCCATATGAGCCAATATCAGAGGCCCATTAGATTCAATCAGGGGTATCTTTTTCAACTTGATAACAATTTCATTTTCAGAGcttttacaaacatttatttgtaaaataatcaatttttcttttgataaatagtccaaaaaaaaccttaatttaTCACACTCGACCTGCCATTTTTGAGCTTCAGAGTAAAATACACGTAACTTAAAGATGACACTAAGGATCATTTGTATGACATACAATTTGACTTTGTATGGATGATGGATTGAGTCTAAGAGCTCAGCTACCCTGACATAAAAAATCTAGACTATTCTTTGTCCCGTATAAAGGATTTCTGCTGGCTACAGAAATGACAGTTGCCACCATCCACTCCAGGACCAACATAGCTGGTGTGTACAAGTGTGCACAAGCTTAAGGTTATGGTTTTGACAAGTGTGTACAACTATTTTTCCTTTGTCTTCGATGTAgtcttaaacagcttttattccTCTGTTCATAAAAAATGCCTTCTTTTGTTGCATGTGAATCTTTATTGTTAAAGGCACTAAACAAGTTACTGAGGTGGCTGTCAgaaagctcctttttttttatttaacgtCTGAGATTTTGatacagtcatttttttttaaatactgtagCAGAACTACACGTCTTAGACATCAGCTCATACTGTGCAATGTACCGCCGTTTATGTTTGTAAGGCGCATGTGGTCCgtgcagcagagagggagaaggggaaATGTGAGCTGTGAAttttaaaagaatgaaaacCACTCATGTTCATCCATGCACAGTTGAGGATTTAGGACTGAGCCTTTTTTGTATTCAAAGCCAGTCGTGGCACCAAAGAGAAAAGTAGAAAGTTACTGCAAAAGTTCAGGATCCAAGTGACAATGAAATGAGACACTCCAGGATGCCTGCTTTGACATGTATTGTTGTGTATGGTAATAACACTGGGATGTCCTGTGTTTCTTTTACTAGGCTGGATTTTTTCCCCCGTTTTAATAATTTCATGTCTGATAAGCTGTCTGACATCAACCTAGTCCCGGTCAATATTAATGAATCATCATCAGAGAATTGGTATACACTGTGGCCTGAGACATTTCAAGATGAAAACTCCACATTCCTGTGAAATTCAAGTAAAATTTACTACAAACATTGAAACTCTTAGAACCCACTATTGACCAACTTGGTATAAACTTGATATGAATTATTTCTTGTATatgctgaaatgtaaaatactgaATATTTGAACACATTTGATGGTTGAGTGTGAAACAGCCAccaaagaaaacattcagagaaacatgttctcgctgaaacaaaaaaaaaaaaaaaatcaagattatATTTGTAACACCTGGATTTTGGTGTGATTATGATCATTTTCTTTGAATGTGTGGTGCTGTGTAATTGCTGGATGCAAACCAGTTCTGGCGCAGTTGTTTTGTACTACACCATGGCAcaagaaaaacatcatcatcctACGGTGCTTTAAAGGGCGACACACTCCGTGTAGACACTACAATGTATTTGAAGTAATGCAATATGAACCACAATCTGCAACCTTTGAGCTCTTAGAAAGATATTTATTAACATTGTTGATTGCTGCAGACTGAAATAATACAAGTCGTGTTATTTGCTATAGCTGATAGTACACAATCTGTATACTGACAGAAGGATGTCTGAAACTTTATAGCGCGAGTTGCCCATGAAGGGGGACTATTTGACAACTTCgcattttatatttcatgtttagATTGTGATATGATACAGTAGATTTTCTCCATGACGATTCTGGGTTGTTAATCTCCCACGCTTTTTTCTACATGAATGTTTCACACGGCTTACAAGCCAACATTGCTGGTTATCCTATATGCTCCAATTACTATATTTTTACGGTGTATAAAATGTGTATATGTACATAGGAGTCACGGAAATGCCTTCTCATGCAATATGTGCTGCCTGTCCCTCCTGCCATGTTTCAGTTATGTGGTGGTGATGTTTTCATGTCTTATTTTAAAGgattaaacatattttctaaaTCGTAGTTTTGgcttctttatgtgttttatgttcattgtttgtAATGGTGTATTTTCACAGAAGTGAACACTCAAGGGTCTGAAGACATTTTAATCATCTGTAGAAAACATATCAAGTGCTTGATAGTGCAACCTGCAACAAATGATTTGTGATTCATTAACTGTTTAACACCCTGTTACATAACTTCGCTTTCTTCTTCCACAAAAATATTCCCTGATATTTCCAACTCCAGGGATCTCCAGTTGAACACATTTCCTGGGGTGAACTGTGCGTCCGCCACATAGCGTTTGATCTCAGCATTGGACAGTACATAGTCCCACATATGGAGTTTAGTAATCATACCAAGGAAAGACTGACTTGCATCAAAACCTCCGCCGTAGGAGTCTTGCTCTTGCCCAAGGACGGTGATGGGAGCTCCCGTGATTGGCCCGGTTTTGATGAACCTCTTGATGGTGTGCTTTCCGTCCACCCACAGCTGAGCCAGGCCGTTGTCAGAGCGCCAGGTGGAGCACATGGAGTGCCAGGTGTTTGGCGGGaatgacagagacaggaagtccGTGCCTCCGTCCAGAGCATGCATTCTGATGTCGTCTCTTGAATTGATCTTAAAGAGGACAAAGTCATTGCTGAACGATGGTGTGGCCAAGGAGAAGAGACCGTAGTTCCTGGAGAGATCGGTGATGAATCTGAACAGACGTGTCAGCTGTTAGAAACTGGGATAAGCAATTTTTCCAATCATAAAAAAGGCTATCTGATGGCACTGCCAGTCAGTTACCTGAAACAGACAGTCACAGAGTCGAACTTGGTTTTTGAGGTCAAAAGTTTCACGTGATCTGTGCTAGTCTCTCTCGGGAACACGAGAACTTTGCCTGATAGATCTGCACAAGAGAAACTAAATTTAAAAAGATATAAAATCCTGTTATTAAAAACAACCAGAAGCATTCCATCCGTATCTTtttaatgttacaatgttaaCACAATCTGGTGTATTAAGTTTGACATACCTTGGGGTGTTGcaaaacatgttgcaaacatCACCATCAGCAGTACGACTGTCTTCATCtgagattgttttaaaaaagatgaaaaagtgaAATAGTATCATCTTTTCTGCTTGTTCTTTTTTGCATCACAAGCAGTTttaagtgacttttttttttacattactcttacaaaggacaaacaaatgtctttttgtttgtttttcccatGCAGATAAGAAAAAGAATtcctacaaacaaacaaacaaaatcagatttatcttcattttcattACACACATTTCAAGTACTAAGATGACGAAAATCTTATCAAGCATATAACCTGAAGTGCAAAACCAGCAAAGTCCAAAGTGTCTTGTGTAAGCATGATGAATACAAATATTAGGGGATAGATAACTTTTGAAGATATCATTtataaatgtacagtatatgtaaaATTCCTT from Labrus mixtus chromosome 11, fLabMix1.1, whole genome shotgun sequence includes the following:
- the LOC132984026 gene encoding phosphatidylinositol 4-phosphate 5-kinase type-1 alpha-like isoform X2 produces the protein MATAGTADSGSTAPTGTSGIRKMAPQEMPGSSGTTQSMKKTIGHRGVETTTGETTYKKTTSSALKGAIMLGIAHTVGSLSQKAERDVLMQDFVVVESIFFPSEGSNLTPAHHYSDFRFKTYAPIAFRYFRELFGIRPDDYLYSLCNEPLIELSNPGASGSLFYVSSDDEFIIKTVQHKEAEFLQKLLPGYFMNINQNKRTLLPKFYGLYCVQAGGKNIRIVVMNNLLPRIIPMHLKYDLKGSTYKRRASPKEREKAVPIHKDLDFIQDLPDGLLLEAENYNALCKTIQRDCLLLQSFKIMDYSLLMGIHNMDQASRERERGGGNSGDSGGSEGAVTPDQRRPQTQKSLYCTAMESIQGEARGKGALDSEDHMGGIPSRNTKGERLLIYIGIIDILQSYRFIKKLEHSWKALVHDGDTVSVHRPGFYADRFQQFMCNTVFKKIPLKPSPSKKSRGGGQGGLRRAPTLGGPTPLSHATGQSYMDSRLVYHSHFKSTDSETDGGVPSGRPDLVPRTPPLVENAADCEANLSTSSLGSAGVATGSPPLRSVGVEVHKSANTDLDQGSSHSFGAEGAADNSGNLSGNEDVVSLSDIIPETNICF
- the LOC132984026 gene encoding phosphatidylinositol 4-phosphate 5-kinase type-1 alpha-like isoform X1 gives rise to the protein MATAGTADSGSTAPTGTSGIRKMAPQEMPGSSGTTQSMKKTIGHRGVETTTGETTYKKTTSSALKGAIMLGIAHTVGSLSQKAERDVLMQDFVVVESIFFPSEGSNLTPAHHYSDFRFKTYAPIAFRYFRELFGIRPDDYLYSLCNEPLIELSNPGASGSLFYVSSDDEFIIKTVQHKEAEFLQKLLPGYFMNINQNKRTLLPKFYGLYCVQAGGKNIRIVVMNNLLPRIIPMHLKYDLKGSTYKRRASPKEREKAVPIHKDLDFIQDLPDGLLLEAENYNALCKTIQRDCLLLQSFKIMDYSLLMGIHNMDQASRERERGGGNSGDSGGSEGAVTPDQRRPQTQKSLYCTAMESIQGEARGKGALDSEDHMGGIPSRNTKGERLLIYIGIIDILQSYRFIKKLEHSWKALVHDGDTVSVHRPGFYADRFQQFMCNTVFKKIPLKPSPSKKSRGGGQGGLRRAPTLGGPTPLSHATGQSYMDSRLVYHSHFKSTDSETDGGVPSGRPDLVPRTPPLVENAADCEANLSTSSLGSAGVATGSPPLRSVGVEVHKSANTDLDQGSSHSFGAEGAADNSGNLSGNEDVVSLSDIIPETNICFVRIYYFAHLLKTLSVFIKPF
- the LOC132984027 gene encoding serum amyloid P-component-like; the encoded protein is MKTVVLLMVMFATCFATPQDLSGKVLVFPRETSTDHVKLLTSKTKFDSVTVCFRFITDLSRNYGLFSLATPSFSNDFVLFKINSRDDIRMHALDGGTDFLSLSFPPNTWHSMCSTWRSDNGLAQLWVDGKHTIKRFIKTGPITGAPITVLGQEQDSYGGGFDASQSFLGMITKLHMWDYVLSNAEIKRYVADAQFTPGNVFNWRSLELEISGNIFVEEESEVM